TTTTAATTTCACTTTGCGAACACGATGGCGGTATTTTCCGAAAATAATTCCATCCAAAAAAGCGTAAGACATTATTCCTGCAGTACCTAGACCTATCAAGCTAACAAATTTTCTACGACTCGGATAATGTCCTGTTTGTCCAGAAGAAAACGATTGAACTCCAAATCTCAACAAACGAATAATATCTTCAATTAATAAGAAAAAGAAAGTTAAAAGTTTTGGGATTGCAAATACCAAAATAAGTCCCATAATGAGATTAACTTGCATAGGACTACGATTTGTCCTATCGAACTGCGTCACAAGAAAAATTAACAACGCATAGATGCTAACGGTAACCACCCAATAGACAGCACGTGCCCATGTATTGCTAACAACGGTACGAACCGCTTGGTAAATATAAAATTCGATGAGAACAAAAAAAGCAATGATTCCCAAAATGTTTTTCATCATAAAGCTTCAACTTTAAAATAAGCACAAACAAAAAGCACAAAGTAAACCAAATTGTTACTCTGTGCCTTTTTGACTTATATTTATTTTAAATAAATTAAATTTTATCCTTTGGAAAGCGATATACCACGCAATTGATATTCATCCCAGCCCCAACAGAAGTAAAGATAATATGGCTTCCAGGCGTGAAACTTTGTCCTTCCATTTTACCTTTTCTTATCAAATCAAACATTGTCGGAACTGTTGCCACCGAAGAATTCCCGAATTTCTGAATGGTCATCGGCGCAATAACATGATCATAATCTTTGATGCCATATAGTTTGAACAATCTTGAAATCATCGCATAATCCATCTTGGCATTCGCCTGGTGAATTAAGATTTTATCAATATCTGCAATGTCCAGATTGGCTTTATCAATAGTTGCTTTTATAGCATCTGGCACATTTTTCAGTGCATATTCGTAGATTTTTCGCCCACGCATACGGATGTATAATTTGCTTTGATCATCTTCTAAATTAAGAGATGTTCCGTTTTCCAAATAACACAATTCTTCACCATTATCACATATTGTAGAATCCGCAATAATACCAACATTTTCTTCCTCTGTAGTTGTTACCACGACTGCTCCCGCACCATCTGCAAAGATCAGTTTGTTTCTATCA
This genomic stretch from Chryseobacterium sp. POL2 harbors:
- a CDS encoding 3-oxoacyl-ACP synthase III family protein, whose translation is MPNTVIIGSGCYVPENVIDGSYFMDSIFYDENNEKIDKPNSEVISKFVDITEIEERRYINAGEYNSDLGLRAATQAIEDAGVDKESIDYIIYATNFGEVDEKGLPNFMPSLAARLKNKLGIKNRNCINYDMIFGCPGWVEALILSDVLLKSGRAKTILVVGGETLSRVTDPFDRNKLIFADGAGAVVVTTTEEENVGIIADSTICDNGEELCYLENGTSLNLEDDQSKLYIRMRGRKIYEYALKNVPDAIKATIDKANLDIADIDKILIHQANAKMDYAMISRLFKLYGIKDYDHVIAPMTIQKFGNSSVATVPTMFDLIRKGKMEGQSFTPGSHIIFTSVGAGMNINCVVYRFPKDKI